A stretch of Prunus dulcis chromosome 6, ALMONDv2, whole genome shotgun sequence DNA encodes these proteins:
- the LOC117631940 gene encoding protein ASYMMETRIC LEAVES 2 yields the protein MASSSSSSNSPCAACKFLRRKCQPECVFAPYFPPDQPQKFANVHKVFGASNVTKLLNELHPHQREDAVNSLAYEADMRLRDPVYGCVGVISLLQHQLRQLQMDLTCAKSELSKYQNLQHGLTASHGLIAAAAAAAAAHTHHPLHLQSSSSTLHNNNNNNLGMGINLISGGGGGRDHYPHQFFPRDRDHQHQQQMMIRSFDAGNNYDASLLAMNVSAAAGGIHGQLTHQFQQPRAAAGDDRRTIDPS from the coding sequence ATGGCATCATCATCGTCGTCATCGAATTCGCCATGCGCGGCGTGCAAATTCCTGCGACGCAAGTGCCAGCCAGAGTGTGTATTTGCACCCTACTTCCCACCGGACCAGCCGCAGAAGTTTGCAAACGTTCACAAAGTGTTCGGGGCAAGCAACGTCACCAAATTGCTTAACGAGTTGCACCCCCACCAGCGTGAGGACGCCGTCAACTCTCTTGCCTACGAGGCTGACATGCGCCTCCGCGATCCCGTCTACGGCTGCGTTGGAGTCATCTCTCTCCTCCAACACCAACTCCGCCAGCTTCAGATGGATCTTACCTGTGCCAAATCCGAACTCTCCAAATATCAGAACCTGCAGCACGGCCTCACTGCCAGCCACGGTCTCATAGCCGCCGCCGCCGCTGCTGCCGCAGCCCACACCCACCACCCTCTTCATTTACagtcctcctcctccaccttacacaacaacaacaacaacaacttgGGGATGGGAATCAATCTCATTTCAGGTGGCGGCGGAGGCCGAGATCACTACCCCCACCAGTTTTTCCCTAGAGATCGAGACCATCAACATCAGCAACAGATGATGATCAGGAGTTTTGATGCCGGAAACAACTACGATGCAAGCCTTTTAGCCATGAACGTCTCCGCTGCCGCGGGTGGCATTCATGGCCAACTCACTCATCAGTTCCAGCAACCTAGGGCTGCTGCTGGAGACGATCGCCGAACCATTGATCCCTCTTAA
- the LOC117630640 gene encoding uncharacterized protein LOC117630640 yields MANIVGCDDQIASSACKRGLPIECELYRELTISPRQTLIEVFATAERYALWDDDQITAKKADQAAKQVSKENGKHRSQPQEGAPATESYIKFTIPIHQILVQVNDMPWLKKPSPLKGNLTKKYTSRYCTFHEGYGHYTNDCFAWKRYLEDLVKDGHCTKFISKGAIQQIKDCDATNNEPPRKKPYGSTRS; encoded by the coding sequence ATGGCAAACATTGTAGGATGTGATGACCAAATTGCATCCTCCGCCTGCAAGAGGGGGTTGCCAATTGAATGTGAGCTGTATCGCGAGCTGACCATCTCTCCTCGCCAAACATTAATAGAAGTCTTTGCTACAGCAGAGCGCTACGCACTATGGGACGACGACCAGATTACCGCGAAGAAGGCTGATCAAGCCGCTAAGCAGGTAAGCAAAGAGAACGGCAAGCACAGATCACAGCCTCAGGAAGGTGCTCCAGCAACAGAGAGCTACATCAAGTTCACTATCCCGATACACCAGATCCTAGTACAAGTAAATGACATGCCTTGGTTGAAGAAACCATCACCTTTAAAGGGAAACCTAACCAAGAAGTATACCAGTAGATACTGCACATTCCATGAAGGGTATGGTCATTATACAAACGACTGCTTCGCCTGGAAAAGGTACCTTGAAGATCTAGTCAAAGACGGCCATTGCACGAAATTCATCTCAAAGGGGGCTATTCAACAAATCAAGGATTGTGACGCAACTAACAATGAGCCTCCACGAAAAAAGCCATATGGATCAACACGATCCTAG